In Bos indicus isolate NIAB-ARS_2022 breed Sahiwal x Tharparkar chromosome 2, NIAB-ARS_B.indTharparkar_mat_pri_1.0, whole genome shotgun sequence, a single genomic region encodes these proteins:
- the ANKZF1 gene encoding tRNA endonuclease ANKZF1 isoform X1: MSPAPAATQAPVSVSLFDLSTDAPVLQGLRLVSHFPEEALAQSLQTSCPGSEEQISPERRPFQGALDISEKLFCSTCDQVFQNHQEQREHYKLDWHRFNLKQRLKDKPLLSALDFEKQSSTGDLSSISGSEDSDSDSEEDLQILDEERADLEKPTRPQGFHPHRVLFQNAQGQFLYAYRCVLGPRHASASTYCVVPLEESELLLQNLQTGGPRDCVVLMAAAGHFAGAIFQGREVLTHKTFHRYTVRAKRGTAQGLRDARGAAAHSAGASLRRYNEAALYKEVRDLLAGPAWAKALEEAGTILLRAPRSGRSLFFGGREAPLRRGDPRLWDIPLATRRPTFQELQRVVHKLTTLHIHGEDPRETSRLDLPQTHRKRVRERKVIEEESKVPSDENEALGQNKEAPTQGSESEGGDGSQVELELVEVTLGTLDLREFDVFPKQRRRKRNKRERKQDLESGAQMTLSQQPKEDEALSGSAPLRPPLDEATSPCQSELWDVLLAACRAGDVGMLKDRLTASPLHPGVLPLLSAPLGSGGFTLLHAAAAAGRGSVVRLLLEAGADPTVQDSRARPPYTVAADRSTRNEFRRFMEKNPDAYDYSKAQVPGPLTAEMEARQATRRREQKAARRHREEQQRKQQEQEKQEQEEQQRFAALSDREKRALAAERRLAAQLGALNPQTPDPAITVSNIPRCWSCGMSLQGLVPFHYLDFSFCSTRCLRDHRCQAGKPSS; this comes from the exons ATGTCGCCGGCTCCAGCTGCAACCCAGGCTCCTGTGTCGGTCTCCCTGTTTGACCTCAGCACGGATGCTCCGGTCCTTCAGGGCCTGCGCCTGGTGAGCCACTTTCCCGAGGAGGCCTTGGCCCAGTCTCTGCAGACTTCCTGTCCAG GTTCAGAGGAGCAAATAAGCCCAGAAAGAAGACCATTCCAGGGAGCTCTGGATATTTCAGAGAAGTTGTTTTGTTCAACCTGTGACCAAGTCTTCCAGAACCACCAAGAACAG AGGGAACATTACAAGCTTGACTGGCATCGGTTTAACCTAAAGCAGCGTCTCAAGGACAAGCCTCTTCTGTCTGCCCTGGACTTTGAAAAGCAGAGTTCGACAG GCGATCTTTCCAGCATCTCAGGATCAGAAGACTCAGACTCAGACAGTGAGGAGGACCTGCAGATACTGGATGAGGAGAGGGCTGACTTGGAGAAGCCTACGCGACCCCAAGGCTTCCACCCGCATCGGGTTCTTTTCCAGAATGCCCAGGGACAGTTTCTTTATGCCTATCGCTGTGTCCTAGGCCCTCGCCACGCAAGTGCCAGCACATATTGTGTG GTGCCCCTTGAAGAATCAGAACTGCTGCTTCAGAACCTGCAGACTGGAGGTCCCAGGGACTGTGTGGTGCTCATGGCTGCTGCTGGGCACTTTGCTGGTGCCATTTTCCAAGG ACGAGAAGTGTTGACACACAAAACCTTTCACCGCTACACAGTGCGGGCCAAGCGGGGCACAGCCCAGGGGCTTCGGGATGCCCGGGGTGCAGCTGCTCACTCTGCTGGGGCCAGTCTGAGGCGCTACAATGAAGCCGCACTCTATAAG GAAGTTCGTGACCTGCTGGCAGGGCCAGCCTGGGCTAAGGCACTGGAGGAGGCTGGGACAATACTTCTGCGTGCCCCCCGCTCTGGCCGGTCCTTGTTCTTCGGGGGCCGTGAGGCTCCCCTGCGCCGGGGAGATCCCCGACTTTGGGATATCCCCCTCGCTACCCGAAGACCCACCTTTCAAGAGCTACAGCGTGTAGTCCATAAGCTGACCACGTTACACATCCATG GAGAAGACCCCCGGGAGACAAGCAGGTTGGATTTACCTCAGACACACAggaagagagtgagagaaaggaaGGTTATCGAGGAAGAAAGCAAAGTCCCCAGTGATGAAAATGAGGCACTCGGGCAGAACAAGGAAGCTCCCACACAGG GATCAGAATCAGAAGGAGGAGATGGCTCCCAGGTAGAGTTGGAGCTAGTAGAGGTGACACTGGGAACGCTGGATCTTCGTGAGTTTGACGTATTTCCCAagcaaaggaggagaaaaaggaataagagggagagaaagcaagACCTGGAGTCTGGGGCACAAATGACTCTTTCCCAGCAACCAAAGGAAGATGAGGCCCTTTCAGGGTCAGCCCCTTTGCGGCCTCCCTTGGATGAGGCCACGTCCCCCTGTCAGTCGGAGCTCTGGGATGTGCTTCTAGCTGCTTGCCGAGCTGGAGATGTGGGGATGCTGAAGGACCGACTCACTGCCAGCCCCCTACACCCTGGAGTTCTGCCTCTGCTCAGTGCCCCCTTGGGCTCCGGTGGCTTCACTCTCCTGCACGCAGCAGCCGCAGCTGGGAGAGGCTCAGTGGTTCGCCTGCTGCTGGAGGCAGGTGCGGACCCCACTGTGCA GGATTCCCGAGCTCGGCCACCGTATACAGTTGCAGCTGACAGATCGACACGCAATGAGTTCCGGAGGTTCATGGAGAAGAATCCAGATGCTTATGATTACAGCAAAGCTCAG GTGCCGGGGCCGCTAACAGCAGAAATGGAGGCACGGCAGGCCACTCGGAGAAGGGAGCAGAAGGCAGCCCGGCGGCACCGGGAGGAACAGCAGCGgaagcagcaggagcaggagaagcaggagcaaGAAGAGCAGCAGCGATTTGCTGCCCTCAGCGACCGGGAGAAG AGAGCTCTGGCTGCAGAGCGCAGACTAGCTGCCCAGTTGGGAGCCCTCAACCCTCAGACCCCCGACCCTGCCATCACCGTCAGCAATATTCC ACGCTGCTGGAGTTGTGGGATGTCTCTCCAAGGCCTTGTTCCTTTTCACTACCTTGACTTCTCTTTCTGCTCCACACGCTGCCTACGGGATCATCGCTGTCAGgctgggaagccctcttcctGA
- the ANKZF1 gene encoding tRNA endonuclease ANKZF1 isoform X3: MSPAPAATQAPVSVSLFDLSTDAPVLQGLRLVSHFPEEALAQSLQTSCPGSEEQISPERRPFQGALDISEKLFCSTCDQVFQNHQEQREHYKLDWHRFNLKQRLKDKPLLSALDFEKQSSTGDLSSISGSEDSDSDSEEDLQILDEERADLEKPTRPQGFHPHRVLFQNAQGQFLYAYRCVLGPRHASASTYCVVPLEESELLLQNLQTGGPRDCVVLMAAAGHFAGAIFQGREVLTHKTFHRYTVRAKRGTAQGLRDARGAAAHSAGASLRRYNEAALYKEVRDLLAGPAWAKALEEAGTILLRAPRSGRSLFFGGREAPLRRGDPRLWDIPLATRRPTFQELQRVVHKLTTLHIHGEDPRETSRLDLPQTHRKRVRERKVIEEESKVPSDENEALGQNKEAPTQGSESEGGDGSQVELELVEVTLGTLDLREFDVFPKQRRRKRNKRERKQDLESGAQMTLSQQPKEDEALSGSAPLRPPLDEATSPCQSELWDVLLAACRAGDVGMLKDRLTASPLHPGVLPLLSAPLGSGGFTLLHAAAAAGRGSVVRLLLEAGIPELGHRIQLQLTDRHAMSSGGSWRRIQMLMITAKLRCRGR, translated from the exons ATGTCGCCGGCTCCAGCTGCAACCCAGGCTCCTGTGTCGGTCTCCCTGTTTGACCTCAGCACGGATGCTCCGGTCCTTCAGGGCCTGCGCCTGGTGAGCCACTTTCCCGAGGAGGCCTTGGCCCAGTCTCTGCAGACTTCCTGTCCAG GTTCAGAGGAGCAAATAAGCCCAGAAAGAAGACCATTCCAGGGAGCTCTGGATATTTCAGAGAAGTTGTTTTGTTCAACCTGTGACCAAGTCTTCCAGAACCACCAAGAACAG AGGGAACATTACAAGCTTGACTGGCATCGGTTTAACCTAAAGCAGCGTCTCAAGGACAAGCCTCTTCTGTCTGCCCTGGACTTTGAAAAGCAGAGTTCGACAG GCGATCTTTCCAGCATCTCAGGATCAGAAGACTCAGACTCAGACAGTGAGGAGGACCTGCAGATACTGGATGAGGAGAGGGCTGACTTGGAGAAGCCTACGCGACCCCAAGGCTTCCACCCGCATCGGGTTCTTTTCCAGAATGCCCAGGGACAGTTTCTTTATGCCTATCGCTGTGTCCTAGGCCCTCGCCACGCAAGTGCCAGCACATATTGTGTG GTGCCCCTTGAAGAATCAGAACTGCTGCTTCAGAACCTGCAGACTGGAGGTCCCAGGGACTGTGTGGTGCTCATGGCTGCTGCTGGGCACTTTGCTGGTGCCATTTTCCAAGG ACGAGAAGTGTTGACACACAAAACCTTTCACCGCTACACAGTGCGGGCCAAGCGGGGCACAGCCCAGGGGCTTCGGGATGCCCGGGGTGCAGCTGCTCACTCTGCTGGGGCCAGTCTGAGGCGCTACAATGAAGCCGCACTCTATAAG GAAGTTCGTGACCTGCTGGCAGGGCCAGCCTGGGCTAAGGCACTGGAGGAGGCTGGGACAATACTTCTGCGTGCCCCCCGCTCTGGCCGGTCCTTGTTCTTCGGGGGCCGTGAGGCTCCCCTGCGCCGGGGAGATCCCCGACTTTGGGATATCCCCCTCGCTACCCGAAGACCCACCTTTCAAGAGCTACAGCGTGTAGTCCATAAGCTGACCACGTTACACATCCATG GAGAAGACCCCCGGGAGACAAGCAGGTTGGATTTACCTCAGACACACAggaagagagtgagagaaaggaaGGTTATCGAGGAAGAAAGCAAAGTCCCCAGTGATGAAAATGAGGCACTCGGGCAGAACAAGGAAGCTCCCACACAGG GATCAGAATCAGAAGGAGGAGATGGCTCCCAGGTAGAGTTGGAGCTAGTAGAGGTGACACTGGGAACGCTGGATCTTCGTGAGTTTGACGTATTTCCCAagcaaaggaggagaaaaaggaataagagggagagaaagcaagACCTGGAGTCTGGGGCACAAATGACTCTTTCCCAGCAACCAAAGGAAGATGAGGCCCTTTCAGGGTCAGCCCCTTTGCGGCCTCCCTTGGATGAGGCCACGTCCCCCTGTCAGTCGGAGCTCTGGGATGTGCTTCTAGCTGCTTGCCGAGCTGGAGATGTGGGGATGCTGAAGGACCGACTCACTGCCAGCCCCCTACACCCTGGAGTTCTGCCTCTGCTCAGTGCCCCCTTGGGCTCCGGTGGCTTCACTCTCCTGCACGCAGCAGCCGCAGCTGGGAGAGGCTCAGTGGTTCGCCTGCTGCTGGAGGCAG GGATTCCCGAGCTCGGCCACCGTATACAGTTGCAGCTGACAGATCGACACGCAATGAGTTCCGGAGGTTCATGGAGAAGAATCCAGATGCTTATGATTACAGCAAAGCTCAG GTGCCGGGGCCGCTAA
- the ANKZF1 gene encoding tRNA endonuclease ANKZF1 isoform X2: protein MSPAPAATQAPVSVSLFDLSTDAPVLQGLRLVSHFPEEALAQSLQTSCPGSEEQISPERRPFQGALDISEKLFCSTCDQVFQNHQEQREHYKLDWHRFNLKQRLKDKPLLSALDFEKQSSTGDLSSISGSEDSDSDSEEDLQILDEERADLEKPTRPQGFHPHRVLFQNAQGQFLYAYRCVLGPRHASASTYCVVPLEESELLLQNLQTGGPRDCVVLMAAAGHFAGAIFQGREVLTHKTFHRYTVRAKRGTAQGLRDARGAAAHSAGASLRRYNEAALYKEVRDLLAGPAWAKALEEAGTILLRAPRSGRSLFFGGREAPLRRGDPRLWDIPLATRRPTFQELQRVVHKLTTLHIHGSESEGGDGSQVELELVEVTLGTLDLREFDVFPKQRRRKRNKRERKQDLESGAQMTLSQQPKEDEALSGSAPLRPPLDEATSPCQSELWDVLLAACRAGDVGMLKDRLTASPLHPGVLPLLSAPLGSGGFTLLHAAAAAGRGSVVRLLLEAGADPTVQDSRARPPYTVAADRSTRNEFRRFMEKNPDAYDYSKAQVPGPLTAEMEARQATRRREQKAARRHREEQQRKQQEQEKQEQEEQQRFAALSDREKRALAAERRLAAQLGALNPQTPDPAITVSNIPRCWSCGMSLQGLVPFHYLDFSFCSTRCLRDHRCQAGKPSS, encoded by the exons ATGTCGCCGGCTCCAGCTGCAACCCAGGCTCCTGTGTCGGTCTCCCTGTTTGACCTCAGCACGGATGCTCCGGTCCTTCAGGGCCTGCGCCTGGTGAGCCACTTTCCCGAGGAGGCCTTGGCCCAGTCTCTGCAGACTTCCTGTCCAG GTTCAGAGGAGCAAATAAGCCCAGAAAGAAGACCATTCCAGGGAGCTCTGGATATTTCAGAGAAGTTGTTTTGTTCAACCTGTGACCAAGTCTTCCAGAACCACCAAGAACAG AGGGAACATTACAAGCTTGACTGGCATCGGTTTAACCTAAAGCAGCGTCTCAAGGACAAGCCTCTTCTGTCTGCCCTGGACTTTGAAAAGCAGAGTTCGACAG GCGATCTTTCCAGCATCTCAGGATCAGAAGACTCAGACTCAGACAGTGAGGAGGACCTGCAGATACTGGATGAGGAGAGGGCTGACTTGGAGAAGCCTACGCGACCCCAAGGCTTCCACCCGCATCGGGTTCTTTTCCAGAATGCCCAGGGACAGTTTCTTTATGCCTATCGCTGTGTCCTAGGCCCTCGCCACGCAAGTGCCAGCACATATTGTGTG GTGCCCCTTGAAGAATCAGAACTGCTGCTTCAGAACCTGCAGACTGGAGGTCCCAGGGACTGTGTGGTGCTCATGGCTGCTGCTGGGCACTTTGCTGGTGCCATTTTCCAAGG ACGAGAAGTGTTGACACACAAAACCTTTCACCGCTACACAGTGCGGGCCAAGCGGGGCACAGCCCAGGGGCTTCGGGATGCCCGGGGTGCAGCTGCTCACTCTGCTGGGGCCAGTCTGAGGCGCTACAATGAAGCCGCACTCTATAAG GAAGTTCGTGACCTGCTGGCAGGGCCAGCCTGGGCTAAGGCACTGGAGGAGGCTGGGACAATACTTCTGCGTGCCCCCCGCTCTGGCCGGTCCTTGTTCTTCGGGGGCCGTGAGGCTCCCCTGCGCCGGGGAGATCCCCGACTTTGGGATATCCCCCTCGCTACCCGAAGACCCACCTTTCAAGAGCTACAGCGTGTAGTCCATAAGCTGACCACGTTACACATCCATG GATCAGAATCAGAAGGAGGAGATGGCTCCCAGGTAGAGTTGGAGCTAGTAGAGGTGACACTGGGAACGCTGGATCTTCGTGAGTTTGACGTATTTCCCAagcaaaggaggagaaaaaggaataagagggagagaaagcaagACCTGGAGTCTGGGGCACAAATGACTCTTTCCCAGCAACCAAAGGAAGATGAGGCCCTTTCAGGGTCAGCCCCTTTGCGGCCTCCCTTGGATGAGGCCACGTCCCCCTGTCAGTCGGAGCTCTGGGATGTGCTTCTAGCTGCTTGCCGAGCTGGAGATGTGGGGATGCTGAAGGACCGACTCACTGCCAGCCCCCTACACCCTGGAGTTCTGCCTCTGCTCAGTGCCCCCTTGGGCTCCGGTGGCTTCACTCTCCTGCACGCAGCAGCCGCAGCTGGGAGAGGCTCAGTGGTTCGCCTGCTGCTGGAGGCAGGTGCGGACCCCACTGTGCA GGATTCCCGAGCTCGGCCACCGTATACAGTTGCAGCTGACAGATCGACACGCAATGAGTTCCGGAGGTTCATGGAGAAGAATCCAGATGCTTATGATTACAGCAAAGCTCAG GTGCCGGGGCCGCTAACAGCAGAAATGGAGGCACGGCAGGCCACTCGGAGAAGGGAGCAGAAGGCAGCCCGGCGGCACCGGGAGGAACAGCAGCGgaagcagcaggagcaggagaagcaggagcaaGAAGAGCAGCAGCGATTTGCTGCCCTCAGCGACCGGGAGAAG AGAGCTCTGGCTGCAGAGCGCAGACTAGCTGCCCAGTTGGGAGCCCTCAACCCTCAGACCCCCGACCCTGCCATCACCGTCAGCAATATTCC ACGCTGCTGGAGTTGTGGGATGTCTCTCCAAGGCCTTGTTCCTTTTCACTACCTTGACTTCTCTTTCTGCTCCACACGCTGCCTACGGGATCATCGCTGTCAGgctgggaagccctcttcctGA